One window of Methanogenium organophilum genomic DNA carries:
- the msrB gene encoding peptide-methionine (R)-S-oxide reductase MsrB codes for MYRTTHIWRSDKEWSEILSPDVFLVARKEGTEPPFSGKYTECHTKGIYACVCCGTHLFFSGDKFDSGTGWPSFSQPVCRDNIELSEDRSLGMRRTEVLCRRCGAHLGHVFDDGPPPTGKRYCINSLSLVLIECETSGFDTNMAKSGHE; via the coding sequence ATGTACAGGACAACACATATATGGCGGTCCGATAAGGAATGGAGTGAGATTCTTTCTCCGGATGTGTTTCTTGTAGCACGGAAGGAAGGTACAGAGCCTCCCTTCAGTGGAAAATACACCGAATGCCATACAAAAGGGATATATGCGTGCGTCTGCTGTGGGACCCATCTCTTCTTTTCCGGTGACAAATTTGATTCGGGTACGGGATGGCCGAGTTTTTCACAACCTGTCTGCCGGGATAACATCGAATTGTCTGAAGACAGGTCACTTGGGATGAGGCGTACAGAAGTTCTATGCCGTCGATGTGGGGCCCACCTTGGACATGTTTTTGACGATGGTCCGCCACCGACCGGAAAGCGGTATTGTATTAACTCCCTCTCTCTTGTCCTTATTGAATGCGAAACGTCGGGGTTTGATACCAATATGGCTAAATCCGGGCATGAATAA
- a CDS encoding 2,5-diamino-6-(ribosylamino)-4(3H)-pyrimidinone 5'-phosphate reductase, whose amino-acid sequence MRPHVFVNLAMSADGKLSTIERRQVRISGDADFRRVDLIKSQSDAIMVGIGTVLADDPSLTVKDATLRKERADDGRDENPVRIVIDSRARTPVDADILHKGPGRRIIVVSNSADPAKTALLSEYADIQVFGDERVDMSAFLEYLGTLGIRSLMVEGGGTLIWSLFAEGLVDELYTCVGNVIIGGADAPTPADGDGFINEADFPSLVLKDAKRIDDGILLCWSVKKKDGGE is encoded by the coding sequence ATGCGCCCTCATGTGTTTGTCAATCTGGCAATGAGTGCTGATGGGAAACTTTCAACAATAGAACGCAGACAGGTCCGAATTTCCGGAGATGCGGATTTCAGGCGTGTCGACCTGATAAAATCGCAGTCAGATGCGATTATGGTGGGAATAGGGACCGTACTCGCAGATGACCCTTCTCTTACGGTGAAGGATGCCACGCTCAGAAAGGAGCGGGCAGATGATGGGCGGGATGAAAATCCTGTACGTATTGTCATTGACAGCAGGGCAAGAACACCTGTAGATGCGGATATCCTCCACAAAGGCCCCGGAAGAAGGATTATTGTTGTTTCCAATTCTGCAGACCCTGCAAAGACTGCTCTTCTCTCTGAATATGCGGATATTCAGGTGTTTGGCGATGAACGGGTGGATATGTCTGCTTTTTTGGAATACCTGGGAACTCTTGGAATCCGGAGTCTTATGGTGGAGGGGGGCGGCACGCTGATCTGGTCTCTTTTTGCAGAGGGTCTTGTTGATGAATTGTATACCTGTGTTGGAAATGTCATCATTGGCGGCGCAGATGCTCCCACTCCTGCAGATGGGGATGGGTTCATAAATGAAGCTGATTTTCCCTCTCTTGTTCTCAAGGATGCAAAACGAATTGATGATGGGATTCTTCTGTGTTGGAGTGTCAAAAAAAAGGATGGGGGGGAGTAA
- a CDS encoding 2-oxoacid:acceptor oxidoreductase subunit alpha, translating to MDGCSVLIGGKAGSGINRAGQTIARMFTQLGYYAYMHYDYPSLIRGGHNFSLIRASTYPVGTHRSGIDILLAMDSPTLSLHRHHCKRDALVIYNSDTVRSDTGSAIPLKSIVARNDGMHVMENTAMIGALASAIGMDWDDCGYVISQEMRKFTQKNLAIARDAFRMQSEKKELKRLSQSPGILLSGNDAVSLGLLSAGLDGYIAYPMSPSTGILHFMADASGETGIQVFQPESEIAAITMAEGMAYAGAKAAVGTSGGGFCLMTEALSMAGMAEIPITIVLAQRSGPSTGTPTYTAQSDLHFAIHAGHGEFPRFVIAPGDAEQAYVWAGHALSLSWQFQVPSILLTDNTLSEGVYTVPPDMLQKRIPASRPVSVHLWEGTEEYQRYRDTEDGISPYASPPLFGAVIKGNSKSHDEWGISVDDGMQLASMTRKQMKKIPSMKDSVSQLKPVLIGGNPDSDICLISWGSNAPLCREAAQVMGIKSVQPIVVHPFPASEMTAATCCSVMTFLLEDNYSGQLADICEAHGIPVDIRLPRFDGRPSAIDQLIEDLWGLVG from the coding sequence ATGGATGGGTGTTCGGTACTAATTGGGGGAAAGGCAGGGTCAGGAATTAACCGTGCAGGTCAGACAATTGCCCGCATGTTTACCCAACTGGGGTATTATGCATATATGCATTATGACTATCCGTCACTGATTCGTGGCGGCCACAATTTTTCTCTCATTCGTGCCAGCACGTATCCGGTGGGAACACACCGTTCAGGAATTGATATTCTTCTTGCAATGGACTCTCCCACGCTCAGCCTTCATCGGCACCACTGCAAACGCGACGCCCTGGTCATCTATAACTCCGATACGGTGCGATCCGATACCGGTTCTGCGATCCCTCTGAAGAGTATTGTTGCAAGGAATGACGGGATGCATGTCATGGAAAATACAGCGATGATCGGTGCTCTGGCGTCTGCCATTGGTATGGACTGGGATGACTGTGGATATGTAATCTCACAAGAAATGCGCAAATTCACACAAAAAAACCTGGCGATTGCGAGGGATGCATTCCGGATGCAGAGTGAGAAAAAAGAACTGAAGCGCCTGTCACAATCTCCGGGTATTCTTCTCTCCGGAAATGATGCAGTCTCTCTTGGATTGCTCTCTGCCGGGCTGGACGGATATATTGCCTATCCGATGAGTCCGTCAACGGGTATTCTTCATTTCATGGCGGATGCTTCCGGTGAGACTGGTATACAGGTTTTTCAGCCGGAGAGCGAAATTGCGGCGATTACGATGGCAGAGGGAATGGCATATGCCGGGGCAAAGGCTGCTGTTGGCACATCAGGTGGTGGTTTCTGCCTGATGACTGAAGCACTCTCTATGGCAGGAATGGCAGAAATTCCGATAACCATTGTGCTTGCACAGAGGAGCGGTCCCTCTACCGGCACTCCCACATATACCGCTCAGTCAGACCTTCATTTTGCAATTCATGCAGGTCATGGTGAATTTCCCCGGTTTGTAATTGCTCCCGGGGATGCTGAACAGGCATATGTCTGGGCGGGGCATGCATTGTCGCTGTCCTGGCAGTTTCAGGTACCCTCCATTCTGCTGACAGATAATACCCTTTCAGAAGGGGTGTACACCGTTCCTCCGGATATGCTGCAGAAACGGATACCGGCCAGCCGGCCTGTTTCAGTTCATTTGTGGGAAGGGACGGAAGAGTATCAGAGATATCGTGATACTGAAGATGGCATATCTCCCTATGCATCTCCCCCTCTTTTTGGGGCTGTCATTAAAGGGAACAGCAAGTCACATGACGAGTGGGGAATATCAGTTGACGATGGGATGCAGCTTGCATCGATGACACGCAAGCAGATGAAAAAGATTCCCTCCATGAAAGATAGTGTTTCACAGCTGAAACCGGTCCTGATTGGAGGCAATCCGGATTCTGATATCTGTCTTATATCCTGGGGTTCAAATGCACCACTCTGCCGTGAGGCAGCACAGGTTATGGGAATAAAATCGGTTCAGCCAATTGTTGTGCATCCGTTTCCAGCATCTGAGATGACTGCAGCGACCTGTTGTTCTGTGATGACATTTCTTCTTGAGGATAACTATTCCGGTCAACTCGCGGATATCTGTGAGGCGCATGGTATTCCGGTCGATATTCGTCTCCCGCGTTTTGATGGAAGGCCATCTGCAATCGATCAACTGATCGAAGACCTGTGGGGGCTGGTTGGATGA
- a CDS encoding thiamine pyrophosphate-dependent enzyme, whose translation MTKGLITDAQNTWCPGCGNFAIQHALKDVILRLESEGVPRENIVLVVGIGCHAKMADYLNVNSLYALHGRAVSFATGICIARPDLFVICCVGDGDAYAEGIAHLLFAAKRNVNMTVLVHNNRVYGLTKGQVTPTSPLEYHGKSNPDSREGIALNPPELLLSVGCSYIARGYSRRQEELKGLIYDGIVHPGFSCIDILQICASFLDKTKEYDRQVYVPLDHNPEDFDAACRLVREYSYEDSGNIPLGVVFHEERDIFHVGTPFSRQRYTDKKGFILRFIEERK comes from the coding sequence ATGACGAAAGGGCTTATTACCGATGCCCAAAATACCTGGTGCCCGGGATGCGGCAATTTTGCCATACAGCATGCATTAAAAGACGTTATTCTGCGTCTGGAATCAGAGGGAGTTCCTCGCGAAAATATTGTTCTTGTTGTGGGTATCGGATGCCACGCAAAGATGGCAGATTACCTGAATGTAAATTCATTATATGCTCTTCACGGGAGGGCGGTTTCATTTGCGACAGGGATTTGCATTGCCCGTCCTGACCTGTTTGTGATCTGCTGTGTGGGGGACGGCGATGCATATGCGGAAGGTATTGCTCATCTGCTGTTTGCAGCAAAACGGAATGTGAATATGACTGTTCTTGTGCACAATAATCGTGTATATGGGCTGACGAAGGGGCAGGTAACACCAACCTCGCCTCTGGAGTATCACGGAAAGTCGAATCCTGATTCCAGAGAGGGAATCGCGCTGAATCCTCCTGAACTACTGTTATCGGTCGGTTGTAGTTATATTGCGCGGGGATACAGCCGGCGACAGGAGGAGCTGAAAGGACTGATTTATGATGGCATCGTGCATCCAGGTTTTTCCTGTATTGACATCCTTCAGATTTGTGCAAGTTTTCTGGATAAAACAAAGGAGTATGATCGCCAGGTGTATGTTCCTCTTGATCATAATCCTGAAGATTTTGATGCAGCCTGTCGTCTGGTGCGGGAATATTCCTATGAAGATTCCGGAAATATCCCTCTGGGGGTGGTATTTCATGAGGAACGGGATATCTTCCATGTAGGTACTCCTTTCTCTCGTCAGAGATATACTGATAAAAAGGGGTTCATTCTGCGTTTCATTGAAGAACGTAAATAA
- a CDS encoding ferritin: MSSVDVIRGDEMMNQRILETINEQIKWELYSSYLYLSMSAWYDSIGLRGFANWERIQAMEERDHALKFYDYVLARGGVIELQSIDAPPSSWESPEKAFEFQYAHEQSVTAKINNLVEIALEERDHATYNMLQYFVDEQVEEEDNAHTVLEQLRMVSDEAGKSILFMIDKDLAARVYNPPVTQAE; this comes from the coding sequence ATGAGCAGTGTTGACGTCATTCGAGGTGATGAGATGATGAATCAGAGAATTCTTGAGACAATCAATGAGCAGATAAAATGGGAGCTGTATTCCTCCTATCTGTATCTTTCCATGTCGGCATGGTATGATTCAATTGGACTGCGGGGGTTTGCAAACTGGGAACGGATTCAGGCGATGGAAGAACGTGACCATGCACTGAAATTTTATGATTATGTACTTGCCCGTGGCGGAGTTATTGAGCTTCAGAGTATTGATGCCCCCCCTTCTTCCTGGGAATCTCCGGAAAAGGCATTTGAGTTTCAGTATGCGCATGAACAGTCCGTTACTGCAAAGATCAACAATCTTGTTGAGATTGCACTTGAAGAGCGTGATCATGCAACATATAACATGCTGCAGTACTTTGTGGATGAACAGGTTGAAGAGGAGGACAATGCACATACTGTTCTCGAACAGTTGAGGATGGTCAGCGATGAAGCGGGGAAGAGCATTCTCTTCATGATTGATAAGGACCTTGCCGCAAGGGTATATAATCCGCCAGTGACTCAGGCTGAGTGA
- a CDS encoding pyruvoyl-dependent arginine decarboxylase, protein MSDRFVPKRVFFTCGAGRSPDELTSFEMALRDASIECYNLVTVSSILPPKCKIISKGEALPDLHPGSIVFTVFSRLSSNEPHRRISASIGVAIPEDMESHWGYFTEHHSFGQGPEQSGRYAEKLAEDMFASLSDSALKRTMNMTKSAVVGDEGHWTTVIAAAVFLMD, encoded by the coding sequence ATGAGCGATAGATTTGTACCAAAACGTGTATTTTTTACCTGTGGTGCTGGCCGTAGTCCGGATGAACTGACGTCATTTGAGATGGCATTGCGGGATGCATCGATTGAATGCTATAATCTTGTTACGGTAAGTTCTATACTGCCCCCGAAATGCAAAATTATCTCGAAGGGGGAGGCACTTCCCGATCTGCACCCGGGAAGTATTGTCTTTACGGTATTTTCGCGCCTCTCGTCCAATGAACCTCACCGAAGGATATCCGCATCTATTGGGGTTGCAATCCCGGAAGATATGGAATCCCACTGGGGCTACTTTACCGAGCATCACTCATTTGGTCAGGGTCCGGAACAATCCGGAAGATATGCGGAGAAACTTGCAGAGGATATGTTTGCCAGCCTCTCGGATAGCGCACTTAAGCGCACCATGAATATGACAAAGAGTGCAGTTGTGGGAGATGAGGGGCACTGGACAACTGTCATTGCAGCGGCAGTATTTCTGATGGACTAA
- the proS gene encoding proline--tRNA ligase: MQEDKGALPAKETFSEWYNDILWQAEIMDVRYPVKGVYVWYPHGFAMRKATYAILRELLDKDHDETLFPLLIPENEFMKEAEHIKGFEEEVYWVTHGGTSELDVPLALRPTSETAIYPMYALWVRSHADLPIKLYQIVNTFRYETKHTRPLIRLREITSFKEAHTVHATWEEAQAQVNDAVDLYRTFYDRLCVPVIVSRRPEWDKFPGADYTLATDAIMPDGKTLQVGTAHHLGDHFSRTFDITYEDAQGEQQLAYQTCYGISERCIAALISMHGDDKGLVLPPAVAPVQIAIVPIIIKKREEEIRLAAEKLEMELTEAGFRVKTDFRSLRPGAKYYHWEMRGVPLRIEIGPRDIDNGVVMAVTRLGEKNTVTRDALIPEVKAIMEQFTGHLKERAEQKVQEQIMSVSSLEEAREAAGKGVAVIQWCGCKECATSIETEIDVSVLGTDVQSAYIDDTEGTCIICGKPARPAIIARTY, translated from the coding sequence ATGCAGGAAGATAAAGGCGCACTCCCGGCGAAAGAAACATTCAGTGAATGGTACAATGACATTCTCTGGCAGGCAGAAATAATGGATGTCAGGTATCCGGTGAAGGGCGTTTATGTCTGGTACCCACATGGATTTGCCATGCGAAAGGCAACCTATGCAATCCTCAGGGAATTACTGGATAAAGACCATGATGAGACTCTATTTCCGCTCTTGATCCCGGAAAATGAATTCATGAAGGAAGCAGAGCATATCAAAGGATTCGAAGAGGAGGTATACTGGGTCACCCACGGCGGAACGAGTGAACTTGACGTTCCACTTGCACTCCGTCCCACATCCGAGACGGCTATATACCCCATGTATGCCCTGTGGGTCAGATCTCATGCAGATCTTCCGATAAAACTCTACCAGATCGTGAATACATTCCGCTATGAGACAAAACATACCCGTCCACTCATTCGCCTGAGAGAGATAACTTCATTCAAGGAAGCGCATACCGTCCATGCTACCTGGGAAGAGGCTCAGGCACAGGTCAATGATGCAGTGGACCTATATCGTACATTCTATGACCGGCTTTGTGTCCCGGTCATCGTCTCACGCCGTCCGGAATGGGATAAGTTCCCCGGTGCGGATTATACCCTTGCAACCGATGCCATTATGCCCGATGGAAAAACCCTTCAGGTTGGAACAGCCCATCATCTGGGTGACCATTTCTCCCGTACATTTGATATCACCTACGAGGACGCACAGGGAGAACAGCAGCTCGCATACCAGACCTGCTATGGTATATCAGAACGCTGCATTGCGGCACTCATCAGTATGCATGGTGACGACAAGGGACTGGTTCTTCCACCGGCTGTCGCGCCCGTGCAGATTGCGATTGTTCCTATCATCATAAAAAAGCGTGAAGAAGAGATCCGGTTAGCAGCAGAAAAACTTGAGATGGAACTAACAGAGGCCGGTTTCAGGGTAAAAACAGATTTCCGGAGCCTTCGGCCCGGTGCAAAATATTATCACTGGGAGATGCGCGGTGTGCCACTCAGGATAGAGATTGGTCCGCGTGATATTGATAATGGTGTAGTCATGGCTGTGACGCGGCTGGGAGAAAAGAACACCGTCACGAGAGATGCACTGATACCTGAAGTAAAAGCCATAATGGAACAGTTTACAGGACACCTGAAAGAACGGGCAGAACAGAAGGTGCAGGAACAGATAATGTCCGTGTCTTCTCTGGAAGAAGCGCGTGAGGCGGCAGGCAAGGGCGTGGCTGTCATCCAGTGGTGTGGATGTAAGGAATGTGCCACCTCCATTGAAACAGAGATTGACGTCAGTGTTCTGGGTACCGATGTCCAAAGCGCATATATCGATGATACTGAAGGCACATGCATCATCTGCGGGAAACCAGCACGCCCGGCAATTATTGCACGGACCTATTAA
- a CDS encoding stage II sporulation protein M: MFDRRYLRAALITAAILILTGILGGFAVHTDESIGEELISLMNEEVFEDIESENPAVVAANIFANNTETSVILFIGGASFGLITTLILSVNGFVIGLVVEYVRQEQGLYVILAGVLPHGIFEIPALVLAGMFGLLLGEELWKELHGTGDAISAAQENGKRFLAYVLPLLGIAAIIEGFITPEIIQLFI; encoded by the coding sequence ATGTTTGATCGGAGATACCTAAGGGCTGCACTCATTACCGCAGCGATCCTCATTCTCACCGGAATTCTCGGCGGTTTTGCCGTCCATACGGACGAGTCCATCGGAGAAGAACTGATTTCCCTGATGAACGAAGAGGTGTTCGAAGATATTGAATCCGAAAACCCGGCCGTTGTTGCGGCAAATATCTTTGCAAACAATACCGAAACATCTGTCATTCTTTTCATCGGCGGAGCATCCTTTGGTCTGATCACAACCCTGATTCTCTCCGTAAACGGATTTGTGATCGGCCTTGTTGTCGAATACGTTCGGCAGGAACAGGGACTCTATGTAATTCTTGCAGGAGTACTCCCGCATGGAATATTTGAGATCCCCGCACTTGTACTCGCAGGCATGTTTGGTCTGCTACTTGGAGAAGAACTCTGGAAAGAATTGCATGGCACCGGGGATGCCATCTCTGCGGCACAGGAAAACGGCAAACGATTCCTCGCCTATGTTCTCCCCCTTCTTGGAATTGCAGCGATTATAGAGGGGTTTATTACGCCAGAAATCATACAGTTATTTATCTAG
- a CDS encoding DUF63 family protein, with the protein MIWDFIYKYYVGPTLNGEPYTIVDTLTYALILILAVYLVYRWLKKTGIDIDQEFIVSTIPFVVLGGLLRVVEDTGIIPRPWNVILVTPVIFFVVFFITVTLLVIARTLEKNGLIASYTRGYAAGGICACIITAAVLVYFGITETRIALGVLVTILAMAAVSSAAVWSLLRYGLKWSFADDILYKLLIFGHMLDASATSFGIDLHELTYVEVHVVGSHLIEATGTAFSMFALKLAVIIPAIYVLEMYRKEGNSQLWHLIILAMIVVGMAPGIRDMVRMILYV; encoded by the coding sequence ATGATCTGGGATTTTATATACAAATATTACGTTGGTCCAACATTAAATGGTGAACCCTATACTATCGTCGATACACTCACCTATGCACTCATCCTCATTCTTGCCGTTTATCTGGTATACCGGTGGCTGAAAAAGACGGGTATTGATATTGATCAGGAGTTTATTGTATCAACCATCCCATTCGTCGTTCTCGGAGGATTACTGCGGGTTGTTGAAGATACGGGAATTATCCCCCGGCCATGGAATGTCATTTTGGTAACGCCAGTCATCTTCTTTGTCGTCTTCTTCATCACCGTTACCTTGCTCGTCATTGCAAGAACACTTGAGAAAAACGGTCTGATTGCATCATACACCAGAGGTTACGCAGCGGGGGGAATATGCGCCTGTATCATAACAGCAGCAGTTCTGGTATATTTTGGCATCACAGAGACACGCATCGCGCTTGGAGTGCTCGTAACAATTCTTGCAATGGCAGCGGTTTCATCAGCAGCGGTCTGGAGTCTGCTCCGGTATGGTCTAAAATGGTCTTTTGCCGACGATATTCTCTATAAACTGCTTATTTTTGGCCACATGCTTGATGCAAGTGCTACCAGTTTTGGTATTGACCTCCACGAACTGACGTATGTTGAAGTCCATGTTGTGGGGTCCCACCTGATAGAAGCCACAGGCACAGCATTTTCGATGTTCGCGCTGAAACTTGCGGTAATAATCCCTGCCATTTATGTGCTTGAAATGTACAGAAAAGAAGGAAACAGCCAGTTATGGCACCTGATCATTCTTGCAATGATTGTTGTCGGCATGGCACCGGGCATCAGGGATATGGTACGGATGATACTCTATGTTTGA
- a CDS encoding NAD(P)-dependent glycerol-1-phosphate dehydrogenase, whose product MSPDGIKLLKTPVLDKSKWMQLPRDVIIGHDVLAQLPKVCEDLQVSGSALVFSGKGTMDVAGSQVLSLVREVMDAELFIVDTITPEIISEAEEAGSGVDVFIGVGGGKVIDTAKIVSYNCCRPFISIPTAASHDGIASSRASVPVKGGSVSLEANPPIALIADTGIIAAAPHRLLAAGCADVISNYTAILDWELSHRLRGEPVSEYAIALARMTAEIISKNADLIKPHSEESAWTVVKALLSSGVAMSIAGSSRPASGGEHKFSHALDQIAPGKGLHGEQCGIGSIITMYLHGGDWRGIRTSLKKIGAPTTPKEMGIDDYSAAQALVLAHTIRPERFTILDMGVTEEVARELIAMLYEE is encoded by the coding sequence ATGAGTCCTGACGGTATAAAATTACTCAAAACACCTGTTTTGGATAAATCAAAATGGATGCAGCTGCCACGTGATGTTATTATAGGTCATGATGTGCTCGCGCAGCTGCCAAAGGTTTGCGAGGACCTTCAGGTATCCGGCTCTGCGCTTGTATTCAGTGGGAAGGGGACTATGGATGTTGCAGGCAGCCAGGTTCTTTCACTGGTTCGGGAGGTGATGGATGCTGAGCTCTTTATTGTCGATACTATAACGCCGGAGATCATTTCTGAGGCGGAAGAGGCAGGGAGCGGTGTTGATGTCTTTATCGGTGTGGGGGGCGGCAAGGTCATTGATACTGCAAAAATTGTTTCATACAACTGCTGTCGGCCGTTCATCAGTATCCCTACAGCGGCATCTCATGATGGTATTGCATCATCGCGTGCGTCCGTACCGGTGAAAGGAGGGAGTGTATCACTGGAGGCAAACCCTCCTATCGCACTCATTGCTGATACGGGCATTATCGCTGCAGCACCCCACCGTCTCCTTGCGGCAGGGTGTGCAGATGTGATATCTAACTATACTGCCATTCTTGACTGGGAACTTTCCCACCGCCTGCGGGGAGAGCCCGTTTCTGAGTATGCAATAGCACTTGCACGAATGACTGCAGAGATCATCAGTAAAAATGCTGATCTCATTAAACCACATTCTGAGGAGAGCGCATGGACCGTCGTTAAAGCACTGCTCTCATCGGGTGTAGCAATGAGTATCGCAGGTTCATCCCGCCCCGCATCGGGTGGAGAACACAAATTCAGTCATGCCCTTGATCAGATTGCTCCGGGAAAAGGACTGCATGGTGAGCAGTGCGGTATTGGGTCAATTATCACCATGTATCTTCATGGTGGTGACTGGAGAGGTATCCGAACCTCTCTGAAAAAGATTGGGGCGCCGACAACGCCGAAGGAGATGGGGATTGATGACTATTCTGCTGCGCAGGCTCTTGTCCTTGCCCATACTATCCGTCCGGAACGGTTTACCATTCTTGATATGGGTGTGACGGAAGAGGTCGCTCGGGAACTGATTGCTATGCTGTATGAGGAATAA
- a CDS encoding UPF0179 family protein: MTEKGERTKITLVGKTLAREGVEFVYRGEVRECEGCRLRKVCHNLRPHRRYRIVGIRTTTLHTCHVHMDGAYTVEVVESEIPTAVPAERAILNSTVTYEAGCTQSDCANFDLCNPEGIVSGDGYRIASIDDEAVIACELGKRMKQVLLSPY; encoded by the coding sequence ATGACTGAAAAAGGCGAACGCACAAAGATTACGCTGGTGGGGAAGACCCTCGCACGGGAGGGGGTTGAATTTGTGTATCGGGGAGAGGTCCGCGAATGTGAGGGCTGCAGGCTCAGGAAAGTCTGCCACAATCTTCGGCCCCATCGGCGGTACCGGATTGTGGGAATACGGACAACAACACTCCATACCTGCCATGTCCATATGGACGGAGCGTATACAGTGGAGGTGGTTGAATCTGAGATACCTACAGCAGTGCCGGCAGAACGTGCAATCCTGAATTCTACTGTAACCTATGAGGCAGGCTGCACACAAAGCGACTGTGCCAATTTTGATCTCTGTAATCCCGAAGGCATTGTTTCCGGTGATGGATACCGAATTGCTTCGATTGATGACGAGGCTGTTATTGCCTGTGAGCTTGGAAAACGGATGAAACAGGTTCTTCTGAGCCCGTATTAA
- a CDS encoding ADP-ribosylglycohydrolase family protein: MIFISQISRAIAALAGLALGDAFGAPYEGGPPPEHSIRETGYFGLNPIMYGQFTDDTMQTLSISKSIIKCRYFDEYDAIMALIHEFDRDSQFYGPTSREVFGRIKNGCAPLEAAQTLFEETGGGRTNGSVMRGVPIGIVYPPENVRAYSIAASRITHFHPVACEASAAFNTLISCLIRGDNLPHAAERAYNTCENHDVRERIISPEHFPLNPSMDALDTLHATLSIALHAQSFTDAVTQAVMLGGDTDTIAALAGALKGAEYGLEALPREWLQKTEGMNEVIACGKSLWIMKKD, translated from the coding sequence GTGATCTTTATATCGCAGATTTCACGTGCAATTGCGGCACTCGCCGGACTGGCTCTCGGAGATGCATTTGGTGCGCCGTATGAAGGAGGTCCGCCACCGGAACATAGCATCCGTGAAACAGGATATTTCGGATTAAATCCGATAATGTATGGCCAGTTTACGGATGACACAATGCAAACACTCTCAATATCAAAATCAATCATCAAATGCAGATATTTTGATGAATATGATGCAATAATGGCTCTAATTCATGAATTTGATCGGGATTCACAATTCTACGGTCCAACCTCACGAGAGGTCTTTGGTCGGATCAAAAACGGATGCGCTCCACTGGAAGCTGCACAGACGCTCTTTGAAGAGACGGGAGGTGGCCGGACAAACGGCAGTGTAATGCGGGGCGTACCCATTGGAATTGTCTACCCTCCGGAAAATGTCAGGGCATACAGCATTGCCGCATCAAGGATCACTCATTTTCACCCCGTTGCATGTGAAGCATCAGCAGCATTCAACACTCTGATCTCATGTCTGATCCGGGGAGACAATCTTCCCCACGCAGCAGAGAGGGCATACAATACCTGTGAAAACCATGACGTGCGTGAGCGGATTATTTCCCCGGAACACTTCCCGCTGAACCCATCCATGGATGCACTTGATACCCTTCACGCGACATTATCTATCGCTCTTCATGCACAATCGTTTACCGATGCCGTCACCCAGGCAGTAATGCTGGGAGGAGATACAGACACCATTGCCGCCCTCGCCGGCGCGCTGAAGGGCGCCGAATATGGTTTAGAAGCATTGCCTCGCGAATGGCTCCAGAAGACGGAAGGAATGAATGAGGTAATCGCCTGTGGGAAGTCACTCTGGATAATGAAAAAAGATTGA
- a CDS encoding UPF0058 family protein, with translation MQKEELLHLHMLFVHVKKYYEATYGDEVCTAGYDGLSISPVHIHKNKSCHKEAILMLGDELVSYLKSKGLASLDYQEYSTPDEVIAGQ, from the coding sequence GTGCAGAAAGAGGAACTACTACATCTTCACATGCTCTTTGTCCATGTGAAAAAGTACTATGAAGCGACGTACGGGGACGAGGTTTGCACAGCCGGATATGATGGTCTTTCCATCTCACCGGTGCACATTCATAAAAATAAATCCTGCCATAAGGAGGCAATTCTCATGCTGGGCGATGAACTTGTTTCATATCTGAAGTCCAAGGGTCTTGCTTCACTTGATTATCAGGAGTATTCGACTCCTGATGAGGTTATTGCCGGTCAGTAA